A genomic stretch from Desulfohalobium retbaense DSM 5692 includes:
- a CDS encoding tetratricopeptide repeat protein — protein MGWIRNWFSSRKHAVSKLASPKEGASLSSQDTLAAIAELSGAVRNNPDAVEIYLALGNLFRSQGEIERAIHIRNTLIARPRLAPQLKSRALYELGLDYKRGGFYDRAQNALAQARKIVGDDPAILTEMARLVAESGHYEQAARYYSLLEKPLQEAHFQTLLAQEAWRKGERSASRKWLNKALRVYPASVEAWLEKAIHAYDHGYWKELGDICRQALDYIESGLGFVLLEGLLRHAHPDTDLPPLFPQEMADHILPVLEDQAQPDLLLYYYGGRLAQGTGDVATARTWYEKSLLLEPQFWPARLELLALSRTDQDLTADFETQLRYLLERAWHVKRFVCGQCGLKRESHFFVCPRCQSWHSITFRTTLNE, from the coding sequence GTGGGTTGGATACGTAACTGGTTTTCCTCTCGGAAACACGCTGTCTCCAAGCTGGCGTCACCGAAGGAAGGGGCTTCCCTCTCCTCGCAAGATACGCTGGCCGCCATAGCCGAACTCAGTGGCGCGGTCAGGAACAATCCTGATGCCGTTGAGATCTATTTGGCCTTGGGGAATCTCTTCCGCTCCCAGGGCGAAATTGAACGGGCGATCCACATTCGCAACACCCTGATCGCCCGTCCCCGCCTGGCTCCCCAACTCAAAAGCCGTGCCCTCTACGAACTCGGCCTGGATTACAAACGGGGCGGATTTTATGACCGCGCCCAGAATGCTCTGGCCCAGGCCAGGAAAATTGTCGGCGACGATCCGGCCATCTTGACCGAAATGGCCCGACTTGTAGCTGAGAGCGGCCATTATGAACAGGCCGCGCGGTATTATTCCCTTTTGGAAAAACCGCTTCAGGAAGCTCATTTTCAGACCCTTTTGGCCCAGGAGGCTTGGCGCAAGGGCGAACGGTCGGCGTCGCGCAAATGGCTTAACAAAGCCCTGCGAGTCTACCCCGCCTCTGTGGAGGCCTGGCTGGAAAAAGCCATCCACGCCTATGACCACGGCTACTGGAAGGAACTCGGTGACATCTGCCGCCAGGCCCTGGACTATATCGAATCCGGCCTCGGCTTTGTTCTTTTGGAGGGGTTGCTGCGCCACGCCCACCCCGATACGGATCTCCCTCCCCTTTTTCCGCAAGAAATGGCGGACCATATTCTGCCAGTGCTTGAAGATCAGGCCCAACCGGATCTGCTCCTGTATTATTACGGCGGGCGCTTGGCTCAGGGAACAGGCGACGTCGCCACCGCCCGGACCTGGTACGAAAAGAGTTTGCTTTTGGAGCCCCAATTCTGGCCTGCCCGTCTGGAATTGCTCGCCTTGTCTCGCACCGACCAGGACCTGACCGCTGATTTTGAGACCCAGCTGCGCTATCTTCTTGAGCGGGCTTGGCATGTGAAACGGTTCGTCTGTGGCCAATGTGGATTGAAGCGCGAAAGCCATTTTTTTGTCTGCCCCCGGTGTCAGAGCTGGCATTCGATCACCTTCCGAACGACATTGAACGAGTAG
- a CDS encoding LapA family protein, which yields MRYLKLFAFIIFFVLAMIFFVQNTGPLSSTLELKFELLQWSWLSKPLPFYVVVLIAFAVGAILSLLYFLVEKMRLSGEVKKYKNKVRSLEKELNSLRNMPLEESNYSTESASSAVSEPTPATDSAEKSAGSEESQEETSFK from the coding sequence ATGCGCTACCTCAAACTGTTTGCGTTCATTATTTTCTTTGTTTTGGCCATGATATTTTTTGTCCAAAACACGGGCCCCCTCTCCTCGACCCTGGAGCTTAAATTCGAATTGCTCCAATGGAGTTGGCTGTCCAAGCCTCTGCCGTTTTATGTGGTGGTTCTGATTGCCTTTGCCGTCGGTGCCATTTTGTCCCTGCTGTATTTTCTGGTCGAGAAAATGCGCTTGAGCGGTGAGGTCAAAAAATATAAGAATAAGGTGCGCAGCCTGGAAAAAGAGCTGAACTCCTTGCGCAATATGCCTTTGGAAGAAAGTAATTACAGCACGGAAAGCGCCTCCTCCGCTGTTTCGGAGCCGACTCCGGCCACGGACAGCGCTGAGAAGAGCGCTGGCTCCGAAGAGAGCCAAGAAGAGACATCGTTCAAGTAA
- a CDS encoding HIT family protein, protein MQNLWAPWRIEYILGPKPDECVFCLPRTKDEDEERLVLCRARQCFVIMNKFPYNNGHLMVTPYRHVSSLTDLSAEESHEVMDYVQHCTRILQEAFQPDGINIGLNVGEAAGAGIEEHLHFHLVPRWNGDHSFMAVFGETMVIPEHLRSVYNRLQPYFDPISTT, encoded by the coding sequence ATGCAGAACCTCTGGGCGCCTTGGCGTATAGAGTATATTCTCGGCCCGAAACCCGACGAGTGCGTGTTTTGCCTGCCCCGGACGAAAGACGAAGACGAGGAGCGTCTGGTGCTGTGCCGGGCTCGGCAATGCTTTGTGATCATGAACAAGTTTCCCTACAACAACGGGCACCTCATGGTCACGCCGTATCGCCATGTCTCCAGTCTGACGGATTTGTCAGCGGAGGAAAGTCACGAAGTGATGGATTACGTACAGCATTGCACGCGTATTCTCCAGGAAGCGTTCCAACCCGACGGCATCAATATCGGACTCAATGTCGGCGAGGCCGCAGGGGCGGGCATCGAAGAACACCTCCATTTCCATCTCGTTCCACGCTGGAACGGGGATCACTCTTTTATGGCGGTGTTCGGGGAGACAATGGTAATTCCGGAGCATCTCCGCTCCGTGTACAACCGGTTACAACCGTATTTTGATCCCATTTCCACCACCTAA
- a CDS encoding amino acid ABC transporter ATP-binding protein — MTNNEPIIHIDHVTKYFGQFAALKDICLDIGRQERVVIIGPSGSGKSTLLRTINRLEHINAGRLLVDGVDVSAADVNINKVRMELGMVFQNFNLFPHKSVLGNLTMGPIKLKNIPREEAEATAMRLLDKVGIGDKAHVYPRQLSGGQQQRVAIARALAMNPKIMLFDEPTSALDPEMIGEVLDVMVALAKEGMTMVVVSHEMGFAREVADRVVFMDDGEILEVGPPEHFFQNPEHPRTKQFLSQIL; from the coding sequence ATGACAAATAACGAACCCATCATCCACATCGATCACGTCACCAAGTACTTCGGGCAGTTCGCTGCATTGAAGGATATCTGCCTGGACATCGGCCGTCAGGAACGGGTGGTCATTATCGGCCCCAGCGGTTCCGGCAAGAGCACGCTGCTGCGAACTATCAACCGCTTGGAGCATATCAATGCCGGTCGCCTCCTGGTCGATGGCGTTGATGTCTCCGCCGCTGATGTGAACATCAACAAGGTGCGTATGGAATTGGGGATGGTTTTCCAGAATTTCAACCTCTTTCCGCACAAGAGCGTTCTGGGCAATCTGACCATGGGCCCCATCAAACTGAAGAATATCCCGCGGGAAGAGGCCGAGGCTACGGCCATGCGCTTGCTGGACAAGGTAGGGATCGGGGACAAGGCCCATGTCTATCCCCGCCAACTTTCCGGGGGACAGCAACAGCGGGTGGCCATCGCCCGGGCCCTGGCCATGAATCCTAAAATCATGCTCTTTGATGAACCGACTTCAGCCCTGGATCCGGAAATGATCGGGGAAGTGCTTGATGTCATGGTTGCCCTGGCCAAGGAAGGCATGACAATGGTCGTTGTCAGTCATGAAATGGGTTTTGCCCGTGAAGTGGCCGATCGTGTGGTGTTCATGGATGACGGCGAGATCCTCGAAGTCGGACCGCCGGAGCATTTTTTCCAGAATCCCGAACACCCTCGCACGAAACAGTTTTTGAGTCAGATCCTGTAA
- a CDS encoding amino acid ABC transporter permease, with protein sequence MAEQTTDKKPSNVRIDVSDGAAIPSSGDKGLFTAWRISFFGAIAIIIALCVSKPDPYLDILKFVPDGILVTFEVTMLAIFLSLVVGLIAGLGRISRIPIVNLTASTYVEVVRGIPLLVQLFYIYYALGSFMQVPPFFAAIIAMTVCYGAYMGEIFRAGIESIDYGQTEAARSLGFSRGQTMFYVIIPQAMRTILPPVGNEFIALLKDTSLVSIIAVSDLLRRGREFATESFDYFETYTMVALLYLLITLFLSKIVSIMEAKLTPNDK encoded by the coding sequence ATGGCAGAGCAAACCACTGACAAAAAGCCTTCCAATGTCCGCATCGACGTCTCCGATGGGGCCGCCATCCCCTCTTCCGGGGACAAGGGGCTCTTCACGGCGTGGCGGATCTCCTTTTTCGGCGCCATCGCCATCATCATCGCACTGTGCGTCTCCAAGCCCGATCCCTATCTCGATATTCTGAAGTTTGTTCCCGACGGCATTCTGGTCACCTTTGAAGTGACCATGCTGGCTATATTTCTTTCCCTGGTCGTCGGGTTGATCGCCGGATTGGGGCGCATATCCCGTATCCCTATTGTCAATCTGACCGCCTCGACCTATGTCGAAGTCGTCCGCGGCATCCCTCTTTTGGTCCAATTGTTCTATATCTACTACGCTCTGGGCAGTTTCATGCAGGTGCCGCCGTTTTTTGCGGCTATCATCGCCATGACTGTGTGCTATGGGGCGTATATGGGCGAAATTTTTCGGGCCGGTATCGAATCCATTGATTATGGGCAGACAGAAGCGGCCCGCTCGCTGGGCTTCAGCCGCGGGCAGACTATGTTCTATGTCATCATCCCCCAGGCCATGCGGACGATTCTGCCCCCGGTGGGCAATGAATTTATTGCCTTGTTGAAGGACACGTCCCTGGTGTCCATCATCGCGGTGTCAGACTTGTTGCGCCGGGGGCGCGAATTCGCGACAGAGTCCTTCGATTATTTTGAGACCTATACCATGGTCGCTCTCTTGTACCTGCTTATCACCCTGTTTTTATCCAAGATCGTCAGTATCATGGAAGCAAAGTTGACCCCCAATGACAAATAA
- a CDS encoding basic amino acid ABC transporter substrate-binding protein: MLKKLLFTVLAICLGAQMAVAKEIVFAVDATWPPMEFVNSEKEIVGYSIDFMTAAAEEAGFTPVFKNVAWDGIFAGLAGGNYDAICSSVSITEERKEAMDFSEPYFQVQQALVVPKDVEAKTLEDLEGEPVGAQIGTTGYFTIKDDGAPEPKSYDEIGLAMQDLLNGRLAGVVCDDPVAANYAKQEEGFSDALKIAAILESDTEEYYGIALKKGNEDLLKLINKGIRAVKDKGLDAELRAKWIE; encoded by the coding sequence GTGCTCAAAAAATTGCTCTTCACTGTCCTGGCCATTTGTCTTGGCGCTCAAATGGCTGTGGCCAAGGAGATTGTCTTCGCCGTGGACGCCACATGGCCACCGATGGAATTCGTAAACTCGGAAAAAGAGATTGTCGGGTATTCCATCGATTTCATGACCGCCGCGGCTGAAGAAGCCGGATTTACCCCTGTGTTCAAGAATGTTGCCTGGGACGGGATCTTCGCCGGATTGGCCGGTGGCAATTATGACGCCATCTGTTCGTCTGTGAGCATCACCGAGGAACGCAAAGAGGCTATGGATTTCAGCGAACCCTATTTCCAGGTCCAGCAGGCCCTTGTCGTTCCGAAAGACGTTGAGGCCAAAACACTTGAGGATCTTGAGGGCGAGCCTGTCGGCGCCCAGATCGGGACCACCGGCTATTTTACTATCAAGGACGACGGTGCCCCGGAACCCAAGTCGTACGATGAAATCGGCCTGGCCATGCAGGACCTGCTCAACGGCCGTTTGGCAGGCGTGGTCTGCGACGACCCGGTGGCCGCCAATTATGCCAAGCAAGAGGAAGGGTTCTCAGATGCCCTGAAGATCGCGGCCATTTTGGAATCCGACACCGAAGAGTATTACGGTATCGCTCTGAAAAAAGGCAATGAAGACCTGCTCAAGCTGATCAACAAAGGCATCCGGGCAGTCAAGGACAAGGGGCTGGACGCGGAATTGCGCGCCAAGTGGATCGAATAA
- a CDS encoding CBS domain-containing protein, producing MTKQSPRQDQASDKLQAPTVITGHTNADFDCLAAIVAAGKLYPDGVLIFPGSQEKNLRDFFIQSATYLYNFHSLKDIDQSSVQRLVLVDTRQKSRLKHVQSLWEREDIEVHVYDHHPDTEEDVPATEQTVLSWGATTSILIERLRKRNIRLTPDEATLLGLGLYEDTGCFTFSSTTSHDLSAAAWLRDQGMDPNFIADMVQRELSAEQVALLNELLDGAVTHDINGIEVVVSQVTTEEFVGDFALLVHKMMDMQNLRVFFALGRMQDRIHVVARSRTPEVNVGQICASFGGGGHPYAASATVKDRTLAQVKDELFGLLYSHINPQIQIRDLMSAPPITVDDQATLQHASEVMTRYGLKAVPAMRRGTRQCAGILEHQLADRAVAHGLGQMPVSEYMGREFASVKPDTSLYPAMEIILGQRQRLVPVVEDDQLVGVITRTDLINTLIAEPARIPESMLPERRRERNIRTLLHNSLPQEVVAMLTQAGDLARDLGYHVYAVGGFVRDILLHRRNLDVDLVVEGDGIYFARRLALDLGGRVRAHKKFKTAVIILPDGQRIDVATARLEYYEHPAALPTVELSTVKMDLSRRDFTVNALAVQLDPEQFGRLVDFFGGQKDIKEKTIRVMHSLSFVEDPTRILRAVRFEQRFHFQLGGQTERLIKNAQRLNMMHKLSGSRVFGELRLILNESKPLACLQRLESFNILESIHPLLKLDGNRQRILEETERVLGWYRLLYLDPEPRPWLVYFLGLCSGYNQSQVHLLAHRLAFPQKRENFIQQLRQDISQCREQLGSWMQNHGQVSDLFFLLEPLPLEGVLYLMARGYKDPVRRHLSLYLTQYRGQEPDITGKDLQQMGLPSGPLYRTILQRVLAAKLDGKAPDRPAQLEMAAGLARQLDDTPSEVRTR from the coding sequence ATGACCAAACAGTCGCCCCGTCAGGACCAGGCCTCCGACAAGTTGCAGGCCCCCACCGTGATTACCGGGCATACCAATGCGGATTTTGACTGCCTGGCCGCCATCGTCGCCGCCGGAAAATTGTATCCCGACGGCGTTTTGATTTTTCCAGGCAGCCAGGAAAAAAATCTCCGAGACTTCTTTATCCAGAGCGCGACCTATCTCTATAATTTCCACAGCCTGAAAGATATCGACCAATCCTCGGTCCAACGGCTAGTCCTGGTCGACACCCGGCAGAAGTCGCGGCTCAAGCATGTCCAATCTTTGTGGGAGCGCGAGGATATCGAGGTCCATGTCTATGACCACCATCCAGATACCGAGGAAGATGTCCCGGCCACCGAACAAACGGTCCTGAGTTGGGGCGCGACGACTTCCATTCTTATTGAGCGCCTGCGCAAGCGCAATATCAGGTTGACGCCGGATGAGGCGACCCTTCTGGGGCTTGGGCTGTACGAGGACACCGGCTGTTTCACCTTTTCTTCGACCACTTCCCATGATCTCAGTGCCGCGGCCTGGCTGCGGGATCAGGGCATGGATCCCAATTTTATCGCCGACATGGTCCAGCGTGAACTCAGCGCCGAACAGGTGGCCCTGCTTAATGAACTGTTGGATGGGGCGGTGACCCACGATATCAACGGTATCGAAGTCGTGGTCTCGCAAGTGACCACAGAAGAGTTTGTCGGGGATTTTGCCTTACTGGTCCATAAAATGATGGACATGCAAAATCTGCGGGTCTTTTTCGCCCTTGGACGCATGCAGGACCGGATCCATGTCGTGGCCAGGAGCCGAACGCCGGAAGTCAATGTGGGCCAGATCTGCGCCTCGTTCGGTGGCGGTGGCCACCCGTATGCCGCGTCGGCCACGGTTAAAGACCGGACCCTGGCCCAGGTCAAGGATGAGTTGTTCGGCCTTTTGTATTCCCACATCAATCCCCAGATCCAGATCCGTGACCTCATGTCCGCCCCGCCGATCACCGTGGACGATCAGGCCACCTTGCAGCACGCCTCAGAGGTCATGACCCGTTACGGCCTCAAGGCGGTTCCGGCCATGCGCCGGGGCACCCGGCAGTGCGCCGGTATTCTGGAGCACCAATTGGCCGATCGCGCTGTGGCGCACGGTCTGGGCCAGATGCCTGTCAGCGAATACATGGGGCGCGAATTTGCCTCGGTCAAACCAGACACGAGCCTGTACCCGGCCATGGAGATCATTCTGGGACAGCGCCAGCGCCTGGTGCCGGTGGTCGAAGACGACCAACTCGTCGGCGTGATCACCCGGACCGATCTGATCAACACCTTGATTGCCGAACCGGCCCGGATTCCGGAATCCATGCTTCCTGAGCGGCGCAGGGAGCGCAATATCCGCACCCTGCTGCACAACAGCCTGCCCCAGGAGGTGGTAGCCATGTTGACCCAGGCCGGGGATCTGGCTCGGGATCTCGGCTACCATGTTTATGCCGTGGGCGGCTTTGTCCGCGATATTCTGCTGCATCGCCGCAATCTCGACGTGGATCTCGTGGTCGAAGGCGACGGCATCTATTTCGCCCGTCGTCTGGCTCTCGACCTGGGCGGGCGTGTGCGGGCGCACAAAAAATTCAAAACCGCGGTCATTATCCTGCCCGATGGGCAGCGCATCGACGTGGCTACGGCCCGCCTGGAATACTACGAGCATCCTGCGGCTTTGCCCACTGTGGAATTGTCCACAGTCAAAATGGACCTCTCGCGGCGGGATTTCACCGTCAATGCCCTGGCCGTGCAATTGGATCCGGAACAGTTCGGCAGATTGGTCGATTTTTTCGGCGGGCAGAAAGATATCAAGGAAAAGACGATCCGGGTCATGCACTCGTTGAGTTTCGTCGAAGACCCGACCCGTATTCTGCGGGCGGTCCGCTTCGAGCAGCGTTTCCATTTCCAACTCGGCGGCCAGACCGAGCGGCTGATCAAAAATGCCCAGCGTCTGAACATGATGCACAAACTCTCAGGCAGCCGTGTTTTCGGGGAATTGCGACTGATTCTCAATGAAAGCAAACCATTGGCCTGCCTGCAACGGCTGGAATCGTTCAATATTCTGGAGTCAATCCATCCGCTTCTCAAGCTCGATGGAAACCGGCAGCGCATTTTGGAGGAGACCGAACGGGTGCTGGGGTGGTACCGGCTTTTGTACCTGGACCCGGAACCGCGACCCTGGCTGGTGTATTTTCTGGGACTTTGTTCTGGATATAACCAGTCCCAGGTCCACCTGCTGGCCCATCGGCTGGCGTTTCCTCAGAAACGGGAAAATTTTATCCAGCAACTGCGCCAAGATATTTCCCAATGCCGTGAACAGCTCGGTTCCTGGATGCAAAATCACGGACAGGTCAGCGATCTTTTCTTTCTGCTCGAGCCGCTGCCCCTTGAAGGGGTGCTGTATTTGATGGCTCGTGGGTACAAAGACCCGGTTCGCCGTCATCTCTCGCTGTACTTGACCCAATACCGGGGACAGGAGCCTGATATCACCGGCAAGGACCTGCAGCAGATGGGACTGCCCTCAGGCCCCTTGTACCGGACCATTTTGCAACGCGTTCTGGCGGCCAAACTTGACGGCAAAGCCCCAGATCGGCCGGCCCAGCTGGAAATGGCGGCCGGTCTCGCCCGGCAGCTTGACGACACTCCCAGCGAAGTCCGGACCCGTTGA
- the xerD gene encoding site-specific tyrosine recombinase XerD, producing the protein MSPASPDTRSTHAWKDAYVEHLLVIKGLADPSVAAYVQDIEMFIQFLEQKGESVATCDANAFLYFLLHLKSRGLTNRTIARHLSSLRGFFQFLQTSNRRVDDPTAHVDGPKLTRQLPEFLDVQEMQGLLAQPDTGTKLGFRDRTILELLYAAGLRVSEVIRLQALDIDSQTGVVRVWGKGAKERLVPLHPAALDYVRTYVQAWRPQFAPQHKVLFLNRSGRCLSRQAVWKNVKRYAVAAGIRRSISPHTIRHSFATHLLEGGADLRTVQLLLGHADISATEIYTHVQAGRLRAAHQDHHPRTRIKP; encoded by the coding sequence ATGTCACCTGCTTCTCCTGATACGCGATCCACACACGCCTGGAAAGACGCCTATGTCGAACACCTGCTGGTGATCAAAGGTTTGGCGGATCCCAGTGTGGCTGCTTATGTCCAGGATATTGAGATGTTTATCCAATTTCTGGAACAGAAAGGTGAGAGTGTGGCCACCTGCGACGCTAACGCCTTTTTGTATTTTTTGCTCCACCTCAAGTCCCGGGGCTTGACCAACCGGACCATCGCCCGCCACCTTTCCAGTCTGCGGGGGTTTTTTCAATTTTTGCAGACCTCCAACCGCCGGGTCGACGATCCCACGGCCCATGTTGACGGGCCCAAGTTGACGCGGCAATTGCCGGAATTCCTCGATGTGCAGGAAATGCAGGGCCTGCTCGCTCAGCCCGACACCGGCACCAAACTCGGATTCCGGGACCGGACCATCCTGGAACTCTTGTACGCGGCCGGCTTGCGGGTCTCGGAGGTCATCCGCCTCCAGGCCCTGGACATCGATTCCCAAACCGGGGTTGTGCGTGTCTGGGGCAAGGGAGCCAAAGAGCGGCTCGTTCCTTTGCACCCCGCAGCACTCGACTATGTCCGCACCTATGTTCAGGCGTGGCGGCCCCAATTCGCCCCGCAGCACAAGGTTTTGTTCCTCAACCGCTCCGGGCGTTGCCTCTCCCGGCAGGCAGTGTGGAAAAACGTCAAGCGCTACGCTGTGGCCGCAGGCATTCGGCGCTCGATTTCGCCGCACACCATCCGCCATTCCTTCGCCACCCATCTTCTCGAGGGCGGCGCTGACTTGCGGACGGTGCAATTGCTGTTGGGCCATGCCGATATCAGCGCCACTGAGATCTACACCCATGTTCAAGCCGGCCGCCTGCGTGCGGCCCACCAGGATCACCATCCTCGAACCCGGATCAAGCCATGA
- the folK gene encoding 2-amino-4-hydroxy-6-hydroxymethyldihydropteridine diphosphokinase: MTEHLLDAFIGLGSNLGAPLDALNRARRELETIPGWRSHSWSSVYWTEPVGYREQNWFANQVAWLEVPERSTPQSVVQTLLEIEHHLGRVREERWGPRCIDLDLLFLGQWVTTTAEATVPHPYLHQRAFVLVPLAEIAPDRMVPKLNESANQLLERIEYIRKGNRIWQKPKVQL; this comes from the coding sequence GTGACGGAACACCTTCTCGATGCCTTTATCGGTCTGGGGAGCAATCTCGGCGCTCCCTTGGATGCCCTGAACCGGGCCAGGCGAGAACTCGAAACCATTCCTGGTTGGCGATCTCACTCCTGGTCCTCCGTCTATTGGACAGAACCCGTCGGGTACCGCGAGCAGAACTGGTTTGCCAACCAAGTCGCCTGGCTCGAGGTCCCGGAGAGAAGTACGCCCCAATCTGTTGTCCAGACCCTGCTGGAAATTGAACACCATCTCGGTCGAGTACGTGAAGAGCGGTGGGGGCCGCGCTGCATTGATCTCGACCTTCTCTTTTTGGGACAATGGGTTACGACCACGGCAGAGGCCACCGTGCCCCACCCCTATTTGCACCAGCGGGCCTTCGTTCTGGTGCCGCTGGCGGAAATCGCTCCTGATCGTATGGTCCCGAAGCTCAACGAAAGCGCCAATCAACTCCTTGAAAGGATTGAATATATTCGTAAAGGTAACAGGATCTGGCAAAAGCCTAAAGTACAACTTTAA
- a CDS encoding YHS domain-containing protein → MFKLLFLIGAGFLLFKLIQGDSKQKAAKQQENDEKLATSGEMVKDPVCGTYVPTGSDIRVKEGGKTHYFCSYECRDAFLRQKNSQQKE, encoded by the coding sequence ATGTTCAAACTTCTCTTTCTTATCGGTGCCGGTTTTTTACTGTTCAAACTCATTCAGGGTGACAGCAAGCAAAAAGCAGCCAAGCAACAGGAAAATGATGAAAAACTGGCCACCTCGGGTGAGATGGTCAAAGACCCGGTGTGCGGGACATACGTTCCGACCGGCTCCGATATCCGGGTCAAGGAAGGGGGGAAGACCCACTATTTTTGCAGCTACGAATGCCGCGATGCATTTCTTCGCCAGAAAAATTCGCAACAAAAGGAATAA
- the fsa gene encoding fructose-6-phosphate aldolase yields MRFFLDTANRGDIAQAHQWGLIDGVTTNPSLLAKEGGDWRAVAREICDLVEGPVSLEVIATETEAMIAEARDLVKIAPNVVVKIPMTLPGLQAVRDLAAQEIPTNVTLVFSPAQALLAAKAGASYISPFVGRLDDIGHNGMDIVAQILEIFQNYNFQAEVLVASVRHSNHVLEAAQLGADIVTLPMAVLKKLAGHPLTDQGLEKFLADWKTLDSSTS; encoded by the coding sequence ATGCGCTTCTTTCTCGATACTGCCAACCGGGGAGATATTGCCCAGGCCCACCAATGGGGATTGATCGACGGCGTGACCACCAATCCTTCCCTGCTGGCGAAAGAGGGCGGCGACTGGCGCGCTGTGGCCCGCGAGATCTGTGATCTGGTTGAAGGCCCAGTGAGCCTGGAGGTCATTGCTACGGAGACCGAAGCCATGATCGCTGAGGCCAGGGACTTGGTCAAAATCGCCCCCAACGTCGTGGTCAAGATCCCCATGACCCTGCCCGGGTTGCAGGCGGTGCGCGACCTTGCCGCCCAGGAGATCCCGACCAATGTGACACTGGTTTTTTCACCAGCCCAAGCCCTGCTCGCGGCCAAGGCCGGCGCCTCCTATATCAGTCCGTTCGTCGGCCGCCTCGATGATATCGGACACAACGGCATGGATATCGTTGCACAGATACTCGAGATATTTCAAAATTACAATTTCCAGGCCGAGGTACTGGTTGCAAGTGTCCGTCACAGCAACCATGTCCTGGAAGCGGCGCAGCTCGGGGCGGATATCGTCACACTGCCTATGGCGGTGCTCAAAAAATTGGCTGGCCATCCTCTGACCGATCAGGGCCTGGAAAAATTTCTGGCGGACTGGAAGACGCTGGATTCTAGCACCTCCTAG
- a CDS encoding LL-diaminopimelate aminotransferase, with the protein MIQINENYLKLQASYLFADIAKRIQAFQEANPDMPIIKLGIGDVTKPLPQACIEAMHKAVDEMGEESSFHGYGPEQGYAFLRETIAKHDFQARGAEISADEIFISDGAKCDTGNIQEILATDISIAIPDPVYPVYRDTNVMAGRTGEFKDGRFEGITYLESTADNNFIPEIPEKAVDLIYLCFPNNPTGATITKAELQKWVDYAREHKALILFDAAYEAFIQDPELPRSIYEIPGAKEVAIEFRSFSKTAGFTGTRCAFTVVPKECMGYDSSGKAHSLHALWNRRHSTKFNGVAYPVQRAAEAVYSKQGQAETQERIAYYLENARLVREAMAEQGFECVGGENSPYIWIRGNMDSWEFFDLLLNKAGVVCTPGAGFGQCGEGYIRISAFNSRENVVEAMKRFREALA; encoded by the coding sequence ATGATACAAATCAATGAAAATTACTTGAAATTGCAGGCCTCCTATCTTTTTGCCGACATTGCCAAGCGTATCCAGGCCTTTCAGGAGGCCAACCCGGACATGCCGATCATCAAACTGGGCATCGGCGATGTGACCAAGCCTCTTCCCCAGGCCTGCATCGAAGCGATGCACAAAGCTGTGGACGAAATGGGAGAGGAGTCTTCCTTCCACGGATACGGCCCGGAACAAGGCTACGCCTTCTTGCGTGAAACCATCGCCAAGCACGATTTCCAGGCCCGTGGAGCTGAGATAAGCGCAGACGAAATTTTCATCAGCGACGGGGCCAAATGCGACACGGGCAACATTCAGGAGATTCTGGCCACAGACATCTCCATCGCGATTCCCGATCCGGTCTACCCCGTCTACCGCGACACGAATGTCATGGCCGGACGCACCGGCGAGTTCAAGGATGGCCGCTTTGAAGGCATCACCTATCTCGAAAGCACGGCGGACAATAATTTTATCCCTGAAATCCCTGAAAAAGCAGTGGATTTAATCTACCTTTGCTTCCCCAACAATCCCACAGGCGCGACCATTACCAAAGCCGAACTCCAGAAATGGGTCGATTATGCCCGGGAGCACAAGGCGCTGATCCTCTTTGATGCAGCGTACGAAGCATTTATCCAGGATCCGGAACTGCCGCGTTCCATCTATGAGATTCCTGGGGCCAAGGAAGTCGCCATCGAATTCAGGAGCTTTTCCAAAACGGCCGGTTTTACCGGTACCCGGTGCGCTTTCACCGTCGTGCCCAAAGAGTGCATGGGCTACGACAGCAGTGGTAAAGCCCATTCGCTGCACGCCCTGTGGAACAGGCGCCATTCCACCAAGTTCAACGGGGTAGCCTATCCGGTTCAGCGCGCTGCCGAAGCCGTTTACTCCAAACAGGGACAGGCCGAAACCCAGGAACGCATCGCGTATTATCTTGAAAACGCACGCCTTGTTCGCGAAGCCATGGCCGAGCAGGGCTTTGAGTGTGTGGGAGGGGAGAATTCTCCATATATCTGGATCCGCGGCAACATGGATTCCTGGGAATTTTTCGATCTCCTGCTGAATAAAGCTGGTGTGGTCTGCACCCCCGGGGCTGGATTCGGGCAATGCGGCGAGGGGTATATCCGCATTTCAGCATTCAATAGCCGGGAAAACGTGGTCGAAGCCATGAAGCGGTTTCGTGAAGCGCTGGCCTAA